Proteins encoded together in one Prunus dulcis chromosome 3, ALMONDv2, whole genome shotgun sequence window:
- the LOC117621976 gene encoding receptor-like protein kinase FERONIA, which produces MKQILSTYLYFSLFLHMIVVTMFVAGDSPPIYKPVEVITVNCGSSNNIFNDHDQRTWTGDINSKFSPFEPQVVGNTSIFKKAPHSYTVQQVPYTTARLSYSEFTYRFFHLTPGQKFIRLYFYPASYPDFDYSKALFSVKAGGFTLLHNFNASVTAAASGLEETVYREFCMNIGEEEEEQNISITFTPSSAIADAYAFINGIEIVSMPTNLYYTTDGIQSVGSENKNVGIENNTVLETVYRINVGGSAVFFDKDTGMFRNWRDYTYEERYLDEFSHNHSVLPQNSSIQLHFTNTKPPYSAPIEVYQTARAMGMNRTINKSYNLTWNFPVDSNFRYLVRFHFCEFQPEVMEVGYQVFLIYMDHQAAEERADIIMWAGGNGIPTYRDYLVWIQPTGSAGSKKKVNLNIALQAKPNGFGTRISDAMLNGLEIFKLSDSDGNLAGPNPDPPPMDPANTTSSAGPEKSKSRSTPLLAIVAGVVSTTIALLSVLGLFLGFRRRQKLNDNDLSTRKATNSTKSRGSSLPSDLCHYFSLTEIKAATRNFSDISIIGRGGFGNVYKGYLDDGATPIAIKRLKPESSQGAQEFQTEIRMLSQLRHQHLVSLVGYCTDDGEMILVYDYMARGTLCDHLYHTDNPSLSWDQRLQICIGAARGLHHLHTGAQYTIIHRDVKSTNILLDEKWVAKVSDFGLSKMGTITMSKTHISTMVKGSFGYLDPEYYRRSQLTEKSDVYSFGVVLCEVLCARPALLRTVEKKQMGLAEWFKSCHRKGTLDQIIDPRLKGKIGNACLNKFVEMAISCMHDNGIERPSMNDVVWGLEYAMQLHQREEGEKDFDLENKGEDEVALMNDNHSTGFTTSRSWEGGTLNSGLTKTSSEQISTTNESIKGMSRIVFSGINDSEGRLPYDLSLLLDIINNPISSKHLSKTITMKKLLLPPLPIYFLPLFLQIATLLSAPIYTPVEDITINCGSSGTSPNIYDNRNWTGDINSKFSPIQLHQDNTNTSSQVREAPPSSVSQVPYTTARLSLSEFSYKVPLSTGQKFIRLYFHPVSYDPGFDRSKTLFSVQAGGFTLLHDFNASVTADASETETLIREFCLNIDEGQNLTITFTPSRAIPDAYAFVNGIEIVSMPTNLYYTAFESHGVDYVGNKVNYRIENITAMETVYRINVGGSALSFDQDTGMYRKWDSAVDEQKYLDDLSSRWTVLPQNVSLQLNFVKIPEYSAPQVVYQTGRSMGSNHTRNKSYKLTWEFPVDPKFLYLLRLHFCEFEPEIMDTGDRSFLIYVENQLAEPQADIIMWSGGNGRPIYRDYVVFMPAGPDRKKVKLFLALQANPRDWMTKYNDVLLNGLELFKLSDTNGNLAGPNPDPPPPKPVQLKTPSKQSKKKSTPMLATVAGAVSAILVLFCVPGFLVIRRRRRSKDTDDDSFVLSGLCRDFSLSEIKAAPKNFNQDFIIGVGGFGHAYKGSIDQGTNPSRNIAGQEIRI; this is translated from the exons ATGAAACAAATTCTCAGCACTTATCTCTActtttccttgtttctgcaCATGATCGTTGTCACCATGTTCGTTGCCGGCGATTCGCCACCTATCTATAAGCCAGTCGAAGTTATCACCGTCAATTGTGGCTCTTCCAACAACATATTCAATGACCATGATCAGCGAACTTGGACTGGAGATAtcaactcaaaattttcacccttTGAACCCCAAGTAGTTGGCAACACATCCATATTTAAAAAAGCACCTCATTCGTACACCGTCCAACAAGTGCCTTACACCACAGCGAGGCTTTCTTACTCTGAATTTACCTACAGATTTTTTCACCTCACCCCCGGCCAAAAGTTCATTCGTCTTTATTTCTACCCAGCTTCATACCCCGACTTTGATTACTCCAAAGCCCTCTTCTCTGTCAAAGCCGGTGGTTTTACCCTTCTCCACAACTTCAATGCGTCAGTCACTGCTGCTGCTTCTGGGCTGGAGGAGACGGTATACAGAGAATTTTGTATGAACATtggggaggaagaagaagaacagaaTATAAGCATCACGTTCACTCCGAGCAGCGCAATCGCAGATGCGTATGCATTTATCAATGGAATCGAAATTGTGTCCATGCCTACCAACCTTTACTACACAACAGATGGGATTCAATCGGTAGgcagtgaaaacaaaaacgtTGGTATTGAAAACAACACAGTTCTGGAGACGGTTTACCGAATCAACGTGGGCGGAAGTGCGGTCTTTTTTGATAAAGACACCGGCATGTTCCGCAATTGGCGTGATTATACATACGAGGAAAGGTACTTGGATGAGTTTAGTCATAACCATAGTGTTTTGCCACAAAATTCTAGTATTCAACTCCATTTTACCAACACAAAACCACCGTACTCTGCTCCAATAGAAGTCTACCAAACCGCTCGGGCAATGGGCATGAACAGGACCATAAACAAGAGCTATAATCTCACCTGGAATTTCCCAGTTGATTCCAATTTTCGTTACCTAGTTAGGTTTCATTTTTGTGAGTTTCAACCTGAAGTTATGGAAGTGGGATATCAAGTGTTTCTAATTTACATGGATCATCAAGCGGCTGAAGAAAGAGCGGACATAATCATGTGGGCTGGTGGGAATGGGATTCCAACATACAGAGACTACTTGGTGTGGATACAGCCTACAGGCTCCGCTGGAAGCAAGAAGAAAGTGAATCTCAACATTGCACTGCAGGCAAAGCCAAATGGTTTTGGTACTAGAATCAGCGATGCAATGTTGAATGGTCTGGAAATCTTCAAACTCAGCGACTCAGACGGCAATCTCGCGGGACCCAACCCCGATCCACCTCCTATGGACCCAGCAAATACGACGTCGTCGGCAGGCCCAGAAAAATCTAAGTCAAGGAGTACTCCTTTGCTTGCCATTGTTGCTGGTGTAGTTTCCACCACAATCGCACTGCTCTCTGTTCTCGGGTTATTCTTGGGTTTCAGGCGACGACAGAAATTGAATGACAATGATCTCTCCACTCGGAAAGCGACCAACTCAACCAAGAGCCGGGGCTCATCCTTACCGTCCGATTTGTGTCACTACTTTTCCTTGACGGAGATTAAAGCCGCCACCCGAAACTTCAGCGATATTTCTATTATTGGGCGTGGCGGATTTGGTAACGTGTATAAAGGATACCTTGACGATGGGGCCACCCCCATTGCGATAAAACGGCTGAAACCCGAGTCATCACAGGGGGCCCAAGAATTCCAGACGGAGATCCGAATGCTTTCACAACTTCGCCACCAGCATTTGGTGTCGCTCGTAGGATACTGTACAGACGATGGTGAGATGATCTTGGTCTATGATTACATGGCGCGTGGTACCCTTTGTGACCACCTCTACCACACAGATAATCCATCTCTATCTTGGGATCAACGGCTCCAAATTTGTATCGGTGCAGCTCGTGGGTTGCACCATCTTCACACGGGTGCGCAGTACACTATCATCCATCGTGATGTAAAGAGCACCAATATCTTATTGGATGAGAAATGGGTGGCTAAAGTCTCGGATTTTGGGCTTTCAAAAATGGGAACCATCACCATGTCCAAGACCCACATCAGCACGATGGTGAAGGGTAGTTTCGGGTATTTAGACCCAGAATACTACCGTCGTAGCCAGTTGACTGAGAAGTCCGATGTGTACTCGTTTGGCGTGGTGTTGTGTGAGGTGTTATGTGCGAGGCCGGCTTTATTACGAACAGTGGAGAAGAAGCAAATGGGTTTAGCCGAGTGGTTCAAGAGCTGTCATCGCAAAGGGACACTTGATCAAATCATTGACCCGAGGCTCAAGGGTAAGATTGGAAACGCATGCTTGAATAAGTTTGTTGAGATGGCGATAAGTTGTATGCATGATAATGGGATCGAACGGCCGTCGATGAATGACGTGGTGTGGGGGCTGGAGTATGCAATGCAACTTCATCAaagagaggagggagagaaagaTTTCGACCTTGAAAACAAGGGTGAAGATGAGGTTGCGTTGATGAATGATAATCATTCTACAGGGTTTACTACTAGTCGTAGTTGGGAAGGAGGGACGTTGAACAGCGGGCTGACCAAAACAAGTAGTGAGCAAATCTCTACAACTAACGAATCGATTAAAGGGATGTCTAGGATAGTGTTTTCTGGGATCAACGATTCCGAGGGgaga TTACCTTatgatctttctcttctcttagATATCATCAATAACCCAATTAGCAGCAAACACCTTTCGAAAACAATAACCATGAAGAAACTCCTTCTCCCTCCTCTGCCTATTTACTTCCTTCCCTTGTTTCTGCAAATCGCCACCCTACTCTCTGCACCTATCTACACTCCGGTCGAAGACATCACCATCAACTGTGGCTCTTCCGGAACCTCACCCAACATATATGACAACCGGAATTGGACTGGAGATATCAACTCAAAATTCTCCCCCATTCAATTACACCAAGATAACACCAACACCTCATCCCAAGTCAGAGAAGCACCTCCCTCCTCTGTTAGCCAAGTACCCTATACCACAGCTCGGCTTTCTCTTTCCGAATTTAGTTACAAAGTTCCCCTCTCCACTGGGCAGAAGTTTATTCGTTTATACTTCCACCCAGTTTCATATGACCCCGGCTTCGACCGATCCAAAACCCTCTTCTCTGTCCAAGCAGGTGGCTTTACCCTTCTCCATGATTTCAATGCTTCTGTAACTGCTGATGCTAGTGAGACTGAGACGCTAATAAGAGAGTTCTGTTTGAATATTGATGAAGGACAGAACTTGACCATCACGTTCACTCCGAGCAGAGCAATCCCAGATGCTTATGCCTTTGTCAATGGGATTGAGATTGTGTCCATGCCCACCAATCTTTACTACACTGCATTCGAAAGCCATGGAGTTGATTATGTAGGCAACAAAGTCAATTATCGCATCGAAAACATCACGGCGATGGAGACGGTGTACCGAATAAACGTCGGTGGAAGTGCACTCTCTTTCGACCAAGACACTGGGATGTACCGCAAATGGGACAGTGCAGTAGACGAGCAAAAGTACTTGGATGATTTGAGTTCCAGGTGGACTGTTCTTCCACAAAACGTTAGCCTTCAACTCAACTTTGTGAAAATACCAGAGTACTCTGCTCCACAagtagtttaccaaacgggccGGTCAATGGGCAGCAACCACACCCGAAACAAGAGCTACAAACTGACCTGGGAATTTCCCGTAGATCCCAAGTTTCTTTACCTGCTAAGGCTACATTTCTGTGAGTTTGAGCCTGAAATTATGGACACCGGGGACCGGTCGTTTCTAATCTATGTGGAGAACCAACTTGCTGAGCCACAAGCCGACATAATCATGTGGAGTGGTGGAAATGGGAGACCAATCTACAGGGACTACGTTGTGTTCATGCCTGCAGGCCCTGATCGGAAGAAAGTTAAGCTCTTTCTTGCACTGCAAGCAAACCCAAGAGATTGGATGACCAAATACAATGATGTACTCTTGAACGGCCTTGAACTCTTCAAACTAAGTGATACAAATGGAAATCTAGCCGGACCAAACCCcgacccaccaccaccaaagcCGGTGCAGCTGAAAACCCCCTCAAAACAGTCGAAGAagaagtcaactcctatgctTGCCACCGTTGCTGGTGCAGTTTCCGCCATACTCGTATTATTCTGTGTCCCCGGATTCTTGGTTATCAGGCGAAGAAGAAGATCCAAGGACACCGATGATGACTCATTTGTACTGTCCGGTTTGtgtcgtgatttttcattgtCGGAGATCAAAGCCGCCCCCAAAAACTTCAACCAGGATTTCATTATCGGTGTTGGTGGGTTTGGCCACGCGTACAAAGGGAGCATCGATCAGGGCACAAACCCAAGTCGCAACATAGCGGGGCAGGAGATTCGAATTTGA